In the Hordeum vulgare subsp. vulgare chromosome 7H, MorexV3_pseudomolecules_assembly, whole genome shotgun sequence genome, one interval contains:
- the LOC123411497 gene encoding uncharacterized protein LOC123411497, whose translation MSVSCGLECVLCVGCVRWAWKRLTYIGAYDSETWPPASPDDFEPVPRICQIIMAISEEDLANPKIMPASRGYTQIDGDGFHKRTTYDDVGTACPPYVVYVDRRRNEVVLAVRGLNLVRNADYKVLMDNKLGMQMFDGGYVHHGLLKAAQFILERETETLRELLRQQGPDCKLIFAGHSLGSGIAALMTVLVVNNRKAFGNIPRSHIRCYALAPARCMSLNLAVKYADVIYSIVLQDDFLPRTPTPLEYIFGSIFCLPCLLFLFCLRDTFKQDKKKFKDPRRLYAPGRMYHIVERKFCRCGRYPPEVRTAIPVEGRFEHIVLSCSTTADHGIIWIERESALALELMKENEKATTPPAEQKMERLQSFKEEHKNALHRAKTLDVPHAIDISEEETHESAFPGPSSDTHSETTSSEPKSAGKTSWDELVDKLFTRDEDGKLIVNRDMVARDVAIE comes from the exons ATGTCGGTGTCCTGCGGGCTGGAGTGCGTGCTGTGCGTGGGGTGCGTGCGCTGGGCGTGGAAGCGCCTCACCTACATCGGCGCCTACGACAGCGAGACCTGGCCGCCGGCCTCGCCCGACGACTTCGAGCCCGTCCCGCGCATCTGCCAGATCATCATGGCCATCTCCGAGGAGGACCTCGCCAACCCCAAGATCATGCCGGCCAGCCGCGGCTACACCCAGATCGACGGCGACGGCTTCCACAAGCGCACCACCTACGACGACGTCGGCACCGCCTGCCCGCCCTACGTCGTCTACGTCGACCGCCGCCGcaacgaggtcgtcctcgccgtccGCGGCCTCAACCTCGTCCGCAACGCCGACTACAAG GTCTTGATGGACAACAAGCTCGGGATGCAGATGTTCGACGGCGGCTACGTGCACCACGGGCTGCTCAAGGCGGCCCAGTTCATACTGGAGAGGGAGACGGAGACGCTGCGGGAGCTGCTGCGCCAGCAGGGCCCTGACTGCAAGCTCATCTTCGCCGGGCACTCGCTCGGCTCCGGTATCGCCGCGCTCATGACGGTGCTGGTGGTCAACAACCGAAAGGCGTTCGGCAATATTCCCAGGAGCCACATACGGTGCTACGCGCTCGCGCCGGCCCGGTGCATGTCTCTCAACCTCGCCGTCAAGTACGCCGACGTGATCTACTCTATCGTGCTGCAG GATGATTTTTTGCCAAGAACACCAACACCATTGGAATATATTTTCGGCTCTATATTCTG CTTGCCCTGCTTGTTATTCCTGTTTTGCTTGAGAGATACATTTAAACAAGACAAGAAAAAGTTTAAAGATCCAAGAAGATTGTATGCTCCTGGTCGGATGTATCATATCGTCGAGAGGAAATTTTGCAG ATGCGGACGATACCCACCTGAGGTGAGAACTGCTATTCCAGTGGAAGGACGGTTTGAGCATATTGTGTTATCGTGCAGTACCACTGCTGATCATGGCATTATTTGGATTGAGCGAGAATCAGCCTTGGCTTTAGAG CTAATGAAGGAAAATGAgaaggcaacaactccacctgCTGAACAGAAGATGGAGAGATTGCAAAGTTTCAAGGAAGAACATAAGAATGCGCTCCACAGAGCGAAAACCTTAGATGTTCCTCACGCGATAGACATCTCTGAAGAGGAAACCCATGAGAGTGCTTTCCCTGGGCCATCTTCCGACACTCACAGCGAGACGACTTCATCAGAACCAAAATCTGCAGGAAAGACCAGTTGGGATGAGCTGGTTGACAAGCTTTTCACCAGGGATGAAGATGGGAAGCTTATTGTGAACAGGGACATGGTGGCGAGGGACGTTGCTATCGAGTAG